The Prochlorococcus marinus str. MIT 9301 genome window below encodes:
- a CDS encoding aspartoacylase: MTVQRILIVSGTHGNEINPVWAVKQFSRKENSLNNGIEYEYIIGNPAAYEKGCRYIDVDLNRSFKESGNFDQHKNSFYETNRANFLVDEFGIDGSKPCQIAIDLHTTTANMGTSIVMYGRRSKDFCLAALLQNKFGLPIYLHEKDKAQTGFLVEAWPCGLVIEIGAVAQNFYDQNIVNRFSLIIGSLREEIDKLKNKLVELPKELVVHVHQGSIDYPRDEKGDIDGIIHPARINQDWKMIKKGDPLFLDSQGIIHKYERDKLIWPVFIGEVAYKEKKIAMSYTKKEVICSKKQWVQEFESF; this comes from the coding sequence ATGACTGTTCAAAGAATACTTATCGTTTCAGGCACTCACGGGAATGAAATTAATCCTGTTTGGGCTGTTAAGCAATTTAGTAGAAAGGAAAATAGTTTAAATAATGGTATTGAGTATGAGTACATAATAGGTAATCCTGCTGCCTATGAAAAAGGTTGCAGATATATAGATGTAGATTTAAATAGATCTTTTAAAGAAAGTGGGAATTTTGATCAACACAAGAATAGCTTTTATGAAACTAATAGAGCCAATTTTTTAGTAGATGAATTTGGAATTGACGGATCTAAACCCTGTCAAATTGCAATCGATTTGCACACTACTACTGCAAATATGGGAACAAGCATTGTTATGTATGGGAGGAGATCCAAAGATTTTTGTTTAGCTGCCTTACTGCAGAACAAATTCGGATTGCCTATTTATTTGCACGAAAAAGATAAAGCCCAAACAGGTTTTCTTGTAGAGGCTTGGCCATGTGGTTTAGTTATTGAAATAGGAGCTGTCGCACAAAATTTTTATGATCAAAATATTGTAAATAGATTCTCTCTAATTATTGGCTCTCTAAGGGAAGAGATAGATAAATTAAAAAATAAACTTGTAGAACTTCCAAAGGAATTAGTGGTTCACGTGCATCAAGGGAGTATAGATTATCCAAGAGATGAAAAGGGAGATATTGATGGCATAATTCATCCTGCGAGAATAAACCAAGATTGGAAAATGATTAAAAAAGGAGATCCATTATTTCTGGATAGCCAAGGAATAATCCACAAATATGAACGGGATAAATTGATTTGGCCTGTTTTTATTGGAGAAGTTGCTTATAAGGAAAAAAAAATTGCCATGAGCTACACAAAAAAAGAAGTAATTTGTTCCAAAAAACAATGGGTTCAAGAGTTTGAAAGTTTTTAA
- the aroC gene encoding chorismate synthase, whose translation MSSSFGKIFRVSTFGESHGGAVGVILDGCPPKLKIDINLIQNELDRRRPGQSDITTPRNEEDKIEILSGIKEGLTLGTPIAMLVRNKDQRPADYNNMEQVFRPSHADGTYHLKYGIQASSGGGRASARETIGRVAAGAVAKQLLKTFCNTEILSWVKRIHDIDSDINKEKISLKKIDSNIVRCPDEKVSTEMIERIKELKRQGDSCGGVIECLVRNVPSGLGMPVFDKLEADLAKALMSLPATKGFEIGSGFSGTYLKGSEHNDSFIKSDDSSKLRTTSNNSGGIQGGISNGENIEMKIAFKPTATIGKEQKTVNAEGKEVLMKAKGRHDPCVLPRAVPMVDAMVALVLADHLLLNHAQCDLINN comes from the coding sequence ATGAGTAGTAGTTTTGGAAAAATTTTTCGTGTTAGTACTTTTGGAGAATCACATGGTGGTGCAGTAGGAGTTATCCTTGATGGATGTCCACCTAAATTAAAAATAGATATAAATCTGATACAAAATGAATTAGATAGGCGCAGACCTGGCCAAAGTGACATTACAACACCCAGAAATGAAGAAGATAAAATTGAAATATTAAGTGGAATAAAGGAAGGGTTAACACTTGGAACTCCAATAGCAATGTTGGTAAGAAATAAGGATCAAAGACCAGCAGATTATAATAATATGGAGCAGGTATTTAGACCTTCTCATGCAGATGGTACATATCATCTGAAATATGGAATTCAGGCAAGTTCTGGCGGTGGAAGAGCCTCTGCTAGAGAAACAATTGGGAGAGTAGCTGCTGGTGCTGTAGCAAAACAATTATTAAAAACCTTCTGTAACACTGAAATACTATCTTGGGTAAAGCGTATACATGATATTGATTCTGATATAAATAAAGAGAAGATTTCTCTCAAAAAAATAGATTCAAATATTGTTAGATGTCCTGATGAAAAGGTATCAACAGAAATGATTGAGAGAATTAAGGAATTAAAGCGTCAAGGAGACTCTTGCGGCGGTGTTATTGAATGTCTAGTAAGAAATGTTCCCTCTGGTCTTGGAATGCCTGTTTTTGATAAATTAGAAGCTGATTTAGCAAAGGCTTTGATGTCTTTGCCTGCCACGAAAGGCTTTGAAATAGGTTCAGGTTTCTCTGGCACTTATTTAAAAGGAAGCGAGCATAATGATTCGTTCATTAAGTCTGATGATTCTAGTAAATTAAGAACAACATCAAACAATTCAGGAGGTATACAGGGTGGAATAAGTAATGGTGAAAATATTGAGATGAAGATAGCTTTTAAACCTACAGCAACTATCGGGAAAGAACAAAAAACAGTAAATGCTGAAGGGAAAGAAGTTTTGATGAAAGCAAAAGGGAGACATGATCCATGCGTTTTACCAAGAGCAGTTCCCATGGTTGATGCTATGGTTGCCTTAGTACTTGCTGATCATTTGCTTCTAAATCATGCTCAATGTGACTTAATCAATAACTAG
- the psbA gene encoding photosystem II q(b) protein, with product MTTIQQQRSSLLKGWPQFCEWVTSTNNRIYVGWFGVLMIPCLLTAAACFIVAFIAAPPVDIDGIREPVAGSFLYGNNIISGAVVPSSNAIGLHFYPIWEAATVDEWLYNGGPYQLVIFHFLIGISAYMGRQWELSYRLGMRPWICVAYSAPVSAAFAVFLVYPFGQGSFSDGMPLGISGTFNFMFVFQAEHNILMHPFHMAGVAGMFGGSLFSAMHGSLVTSSLIRETTETESQNYGYKFGQEEETYNIVAAHGYFGRLIFQYASFNNSRSLHFFLAVFPVVCVWLTSMGICTMAFNLNGFNFNQSVVDANGKIVPTWGDVLNRANLGMEVMHERNAHNFPLDLAAAESTTVALSAPAIG from the coding sequence ATGACAACTATTCAGCAGCAGCGTTCTTCGCTGTTAAAAGGTTGGCCACAGTTTTGTGAGTGGGTAACATCAACTAACAACAGAATTTATGTTGGTTGGTTCGGCGTCTTAATGATCCCATGCCTACTTACAGCAGCGGCTTGCTTCATCGTTGCATTCATCGCAGCACCACCAGTAGACATCGACGGAATTAGAGAGCCAGTTGCTGGTTCATTCCTATATGGAAACAACATCATCTCAGGTGCAGTTGTTCCTTCTTCTAACGCTATTGGTCTACACTTCTACCCAATTTGGGAAGCAGCTACTGTAGATGAGTGGTTATACAACGGTGGTCCTTACCAGCTTGTAATTTTCCACTTCCTAATTGGTATTTCAGCATACATGGGAAGACAGTGGGAGCTTTCATACCGCTTAGGTATGCGTCCATGGATCTGTGTTGCATACTCTGCACCAGTTTCAGCAGCTTTCGCAGTATTTCTTGTATACCCATTCGGTCAAGGTTCATTCTCTGACGGAATGCCTCTAGGTATCTCTGGAACATTCAACTTCATGTTTGTTTTCCAGGCAGAGCACAACATTCTAATGCACCCATTCCACATGGCTGGTGTTGCTGGTATGTTCGGAGGATCTCTATTCTCAGCTATGCATGGTTCACTTGTTACTTCATCTCTAATCAGAGAAACAACTGAGACAGAATCTCAGAACTATGGTTACAAGTTCGGACAAGAAGAAGAAACATACAACATCGTTGCAGCTCATGGCTACTTCGGTCGTTTGATCTTCCAATATGCTTCATTCAACAACAGCAGAAGTCTTCACTTCTTCCTAGCTGTATTCCCAGTTGTTTGTGTATGGTTAACTTCAATGGGTATCTGCACAATGGCATTCAACCTTAACGGTTTCAACTTCAACCAGTCAGTTGTTGATGCAAACGGTAAGATTGTTCCTACATGGGGTGACGTTCTTAACAGAGCAAACCTAGGTATGGAAGTAATGCACGAGCGTAACGCTCACAACTTCCCACTTGATCTAGCAGCAGCTGAGTCTACAACAGTAGCTCTTTCAGCTCCAGCTATCGGTTAA